A DNA window from Pseudorasbora parva isolate DD20220531a chromosome 5, ASM2467924v1, whole genome shotgun sequence contains the following coding sequences:
- the fundc1 gene encoding FUN14 domain-containing protein 1, which produces MADRGEDVDAESEDELYEVVNITDYARRHQWWSRVFGNSTGPIAEKYSVASQIMMGGVTGWCAGYLFQRVGKIMATAVGGGFLLLQIANHSGYVQVDWRKVEKDVNKAKKHLKKNANKAAPELNSFIEESTEFVKRNIVISGGFVGGFLLGLAS; this is translated from the exons ATGGCGGATCGTGGTGAAG ATGTAGATGCAGAGAGTGAAGATGAATTGTATGAGGTGGTTAACATCACAGATTATGCCAGGAGGCATCAATGGTGGAGTCGTGTTTTTGGGAACAGTACAGGACCCATTGCAGAAAAGTACTCTGTGGCTTCACAGATCATGATGGGTGGAGTGACCGGATG GTGTGCTGGATATCTCTTTCAGAGAGTTGGAAAAATTATGGCTACTGCTGTTGGAGGAGGATTTCTTTTGTTACAA ATTGCCAACCACAGTGGCTATGTGCAGGTTGATTGGAGGAAAGTGGAAAAGGATGTCAATAAAGCTAAAAAGCATTTGAAGAAAAATGCAAACAAAGCAGCCCCTGAGCTCAATTCCTTTATAGAAGAG TCTACAGAATTTGTGAAGAGGAATATTGTTATCTCAGGTGGATTTGTTGGAGGATTTCTGCTGGGCCTGGCATCTTAA